The proteins below come from a single Juglans regia cultivar Chandler chromosome 12, Walnut 2.0, whole genome shotgun sequence genomic window:
- the LOC108992611 gene encoding protein WHAT'S THIS FACTOR 9, mitochondrial, whose product MLQCRQSMVINIIRRKWCSGCFWVGLEGQVFSFGCQQGFNYQQRCGLVNVKLKWVKDRALDAVVSGERDLRAACILVSMISSSPHSCVPIYHLSRHRGQLGLPHDLKLSTFIRRYPTVFQESHSLDGGGTRVPCFGLTPEALKLHQEELDIIEKNQVDLVNRLRKLLMLTRDRTLPLQTIDQLKWDLGLPNDYHYSLIPHHSRFFSLVTLSDKRDGLKLMSWDNDLAVSQLQKNAALQQNENDVKNGCLAFPIGFTRGFGLKRKSMEWLKEWQKLPYTSPYSDASLLDSRTDVSEKRIVGVFHELLHLTIEKKTERKNVSNLRKPLALPQKFTKVFERHPGIFYISKKNDTQTVVLREAYDHQQLLHRHPLVEIRERFGSMMRTGLLERSRGFYKRSASAGAGVEQDRTDDVYVDEMDDTQGSSEEESDCKLFSDYDSDDPIHEPC is encoded by the coding sequence ATGCTACAGTGCAGACAATCCATGGTTATTAATATCATTAGGAGAAAATGGTGCAGTGGATGTTTTTGGGTTGGGCTGGAGGGTCAGGTTTTCTCTTTTGGATGCCAGCAAGGATTTAATTACCAGCAGAGGTGTGGTTTGGTGAATGTAAAACTGAAATGGGTGAAAGATAGAGCACTTGATGCTGTTGTGTCTGGTGAAAGGGATCTCAGAGCAGCTTGCATTCTTGTTTCCATGATCTCTTCTTCTCCCCATTCTTGTGTTCCCATATATCACCTCTCTCGCCATCGCGGACAGCTTGGTCTACCGCATGATCTTAAGCTCTCCACCTTTATTAGGAGATACCCTACTGTTTTTCAGGAGTCTCATAGTCTTGATGGCGGAGGCACTCGTGTCCCTTGTTTTGGCTTGACTCCTGAAGCATTAAAACTCCACCAAGAAGAGCTCGATATTATTGAGAAGAATCAAGTGGATCTTGTCAATAGGCTCCGCAAACTGCTCATGCTTACCAGAGACCGGACCCTGCCTTTGCAAACTATTGACCAGCTGAAATGGGACTTGGGTTTGCCAAATGATTACCATTATTCCTTGATTCCACATCACTCCAGATTTTTCTCTTTGGTCACCCTCTCTGACAAGCGTGATGGCTTGAAGCTCATGTCCTGGGATAATGATCTTGCTGTCTCACAATTGCAAAAAAATGCTGCCCTTCAACAGAATGAAAACGATGTTAAAAATGGCTGCTTAGCATTTCCAATTGGATTTACAAGGGGTTTTGGGTTAAAAAGGAAATCCATGGAGTGGTTGAAAGAGTGGCAAAAGCTCCCTTATACTTCTCCGTATTCCGATGCCTCCCTTTTGGATTCCCGCACAGATGTCTCTGAGAAGAGGATTGTTGGAGTCTTTCATGAGCTTCTTCACCTAACCATAGAGAAGAAAACTGAGCGTAAGAATGTGAGCAACCTCCGAAAGCCACTGGCTCTGCCTCAGAAGTTCACTAAAGTGTTTGAGCGCCATCCTGGTATATTTTACATCTCTAAGAAGAATGACACTCAGACTGTAGTTTTAAGGGAAGCCTATGACCATCAGCAACTCTTGCATAGGCACCCTCTTGTAGAAATCAGGGAAAGATTTGGAAGCATGATGAGGACAGGGTTGTTGGAGAGGAGCAGAGGGTTTTACAAGAGAAGTGCAAGTGCAGGTGCTGGCGTAGAACAGGATCGAACGGATGAtgtttatgttgatgaaatGGATGATACTCAGGGTAGTTCTGAAGAGGAGTCAGACTGTAAGTTGTTTTCTGACTATGATTCAGATGACCCTATACATGAACCATGTTGA